A region of Candidatus Terasakiella magnetica DNA encodes the following proteins:
- a CDS encoding alpha/beta fold hydrolase, protein MAYQERLISAGDGLKLYVRDYRPTRAMGRTILCLSGLTRNSQDFDHIGAAMFEQGHRVVTMDYRGRGQSEFDENWENYNPATYIGDVFNVCSALGVHDAVFLGTSLGGLLSMAMCAMAPGLVHSVILNDVGPDLNEEGLAKIIAYTSDNASVSDLEGAVEKLKSYYQEEKSFADKDWFNIAKKTYKLKEGRYVPNWDVKIAENLKNDQSKDERKDLWPYFYALGKRRVLVIRGEESNVFTKVTFDKMLDGLEHISGIEINGVGHAPTLEEEMAQAEILRFIQ, encoded by the coding sequence ATGGCGTATCAGGAACGATTAATTTCAGCTGGGGACGGGCTTAAGCTTTATGTCCGCGATTATCGCCCTACCCGCGCAATGGGACGCACAATTTTGTGCCTGTCTGGACTAACGCGCAATTCCCAAGATTTTGATCATATTGGCGCAGCCATGTTTGAGCAGGGCCACCGTGTAGTCACAATGGATTATCGTGGGCGTGGTCAATCCGAGTTTGATGAAAACTGGGAAAACTATAACCCTGCAACCTATATTGGCGACGTGTTTAATGTATGTAGCGCTCTTGGGGTTCATGATGCTGTTTTTCTTGGCACATCTCTTGGTGGTTTACTTTCAATGGCAATGTGCGCCATGGCACCGGGGCTTGTTCATAGTGTGATCCTCAATGATGTCGGACCTGACCTTAACGAAGAAGGGTTAGCGAAGATTATCGCTTATACAAGTGATAATGCCAGTGTTAGTGATCTTGAGGGGGCGGTTGAAAAACTGAAGAGTTATTATCAGGAAGAAAAGAGCTTTGCAGATAAGGATTGGTTTAATATCGCCAAGAAAACTTACAAGCTAAAAGAGGGGCGTTATGTGCCCAATTGGGACGTAAAAATCGCTGAAAACCTGAAGAATGATCAATCAAAAGATGAGCGCAAAGACCTTTGGCCCTATTTTTATGCTTTGGGTAAGCGCCGTGTGCTTGTTATTCGCGGTGAAGAGTCCAATGTTTTTACAAAAGTGACTTTTGATAAGATGCTTGATGGGCTTGAACATATTTCAGGGATTGAAATCAACGGTGTTGGTCATGCACCAACCTTGGAAGAAGAAATGGCCCAAGCGGAAATCTTGCGTTTCATCCAATAA
- a CDS encoding lytic transglycosylase domain-containing protein yields MGLSRYKKHTVGLLSGLFILCSSVAVPHAQAALSNADYKIAKSAFQDAKKKKWSRASKKAVKAKNATPAKLVRWMQIIDPKKDVPFQEIAAFISHNSDWPRQSILQRRAEEAMSQSLPPEAVLKWFNGRQPRSANGHISLAGALKQLGRTHEMREQVRKSWKNVNFGRDQQKQFYRKYKKYLTYQDHIDRLDRLLWEGRYYPARRMLPYVKKDWQRLAEARLTLRRMRGGVDGAISRVPKKFINHPGLLFERMRWRRIKGRYEGATELFFKAPKNLPYAHVWWKQRVIMARQAIREGHYSEAYRMVTNHGLDYGANYADAEWIAGWIQLRFLKDPNLALEHFEKLNKAVKFPISKARAAYWKARSFDDLNKAQEAKTWYEKAAQYPTAYYGQLASERLGKKSKVSVNLKAQPNRQERITFEQSELVDVVTFLQRLGERDEMRSFIYQLNTMSTTAGWRTLVAELAIKAGRPDLAVYVGKKALREGHGVIEAAYPVLDEKLMRKTPEAALVHGIVRQESAFYEKAKSRAGARGLMQLMPRTAYRLAKQKNYRYSRKKLTSSPKMNVWLGSEYLDVLLKKFKGSYVLSLASYNAGPHRARQWIREFGDPRTDDRDYVIDWVEQIPFSETRNYVQRVLENVQIYRYRLKTTQIASSLEADLKRKR; encoded by the coding sequence TTGGGTTTGTCTCGATATAAGAAACACACAGTTGGCCTGTTAAGCGGGCTGTTTATTCTGTGTAGTTCTGTTGCCGTGCCACATGCGCAGGCGGCTTTGTCCAATGCGGATTATAAAATTGCTAAATCCGCTTTCCAAGATGCCAAAAAGAAAAAATGGTCACGCGCATCTAAAAAAGCGGTAAAAGCTAAAAACGCGACCCCGGCAAAGCTGGTTCGCTGGATGCAGATTATTGACCCGAAAAAGGATGTGCCTTTTCAGGAAATTGCTGCCTTTATCTCGCATAATTCAGACTGGCCGCGCCAATCTATCTTACAGCGCCGTGCTGAAGAGGCCATGAGCCAAAGCCTGCCACCAGAAGCGGTTTTGAAATGGTTTAACGGGCGCCAGCCCAGAAGTGCCAATGGACATATTTCATTAGCAGGTGCGCTTAAACAATTGGGCCGCACCCATGAAATGCGCGAACAGGTGCGCAAATCTTGGAAAAATGTCAATTTTGGCCGTGATCAGCAAAAACAGTTTTACCGCAAGTATAAGAAATACCTGACCTATCAGGATCATATTGATCGTTTGGATCGTTTGTTGTGGGAAGGTCGCTATTATCCGGCGCGGCGTATGTTGCCGTATGTGAAAAAAGACTGGCAACGCCTTGCTGAGGCTCGTTTGACCCTAAGACGTATGCGCGGCGGTGTGGACGGTGCCATTTCTCGGGTGCCCAAGAAATTTATCAACCATCCGGGGCTTTTATTTGAACGCATGCGTTGGCGCCGCATTAAAGGGCGTTATGAAGGCGCAACGGAGCTATTTTTTAAAGCACCTAAAAATTTGCCCTATGCACATGTGTGGTGGAAACAGCGTGTGATTATGGCGCGTCAGGCCATTCGTGAAGGCCATTATAGTGAAGCCTATCGCATGGTAACGAACCACGGGCTGGATTATGGTGCCAATTATGCCGATGCAGAATGGATTGCCGGCTGGATACAGTTACGCTTTTTAAAAGACCCCAATCTCGCGCTTGAGCATTTTGAAAAGCTCAATAAGGCCGTGAAATTTCCCATCAGTAAGGCGCGTGCAGCTTATTGGAAAGCACGTAGCTTTGATGATTTGAATAAAGCTCAAGAAGCCAAGACCTGGTATGAAAAAGCAGCGCAATATCCAACAGCCTATTATGGCCAGCTTGCCAGTGAGCGTTTGGGTAAAAAATCAAAAGTCAGTGTTAATTTAAAAGCCCAACCCAATAGACAAGAGCGCATTACATTTGAGCAAAGCGAGCTTGTTGATGTGGTGACATTCTTACAACGCCTTGGGGAGCGCGATGAGATGCGCTCTTTCATCTATCAGCTAAATACCATGAGTACTACGGCAGGGTGGCGCACCTTGGTCGCAGAGCTTGCCATTAAAGCCGGGCGTCCTGATTTGGCTGTTTATGTGGGCAAAAAAGCCTTGCGCGAGGGCCATGGTGTGATTGAAGCCGCCTACCCTGTGTTGGATGAAAAACTCATGCGTAAAACCCCTGAAGCCGCCCTTGTTCACGGTATTGTTCGCCAAGAAAGTGCTTTTTATGAAAAGGCGAAAAGCCGGGCTGGTGCACGTGGGCTCATGCAATTGATGCCACGTACAGCCTATCGTTTAGCCAAACAGAAGAACTACCGATATTCACGCAAGAAATTAACCTCCAGCCCGAAAATGAACGTCTGGTTAGGCAGTGAGTATCTTGATGTTTTGTTGAAAAAATTTAAAGGCTCGTACGTGTTGTCACTGGCTTCATATAATGCCGGGCCACATCGTGCGCGCCAATGGATAAGGGAATTTGGTGACCCGCGTACAGATGATCGTGATTATGTAATTGATTGGGTAGAACAAATTCCATTCAGCGAGACGCGTAATTACGTGCAGCGTGTGTTGGAGAATGTTCAAATCTATCGTTATCGCTTGAAAACAACCCAAATAGCATCATCCCTTGAAGCTGATTTAAAGAGAAAAAGATAA
- a CDS encoding haloacid dehalogenase type II gives MVQKLENIEACVFDAYGTLFDVAASSRHCAADIGDNWLNFSALWRKKQLEYTWLRSMMGRYHDFWHVTGEALDFTMDTFNMKDPALRARLMELYLKLDAYPEVKRMLENLKDRGIKTAILSNGSRTMLTSAVRQAGIYDSLDAVLSVDDVGIFKIDPRVYQMAVDQMGVKAENIAFQSANSWDAAGATVFGFQVVWVNRFGQKPEKLGQDAIPQCEIKSLHKLPELIDNGL, from the coding sequence ATGGTTCAAAAGCTTGAAAATATTGAGGCTTGTGTCTTTGATGCCTATGGCACTTTGTTTGATGTCGCAGCCTCTTCGCGCCACTGTGCAGCAGATATTGGTGATAATTGGCTAAATTTCTCAGCCCTTTGGCGCAAAAAACAACTGGAATATACCTGGTTGCGCTCCATGATGGGGCGCTATCATGATTTTTGGCATGTCACAGGTGAAGCCCTCGATTTCACCATGGATACTTTCAATATGAAGGACCCTGCCCTTCGTGCAAGGTTGATGGAGCTTTATCTGAAACTTGATGCCTATCCCGAAGTAAAGAGAATGTTGGAAAACCTGAAGGATCGCGGGATTAAAACGGCTATTCTCTCAAACGGGTCGCGCACCATGCTGACCTCTGCTGTGCGTCAGGCTGGCATCTATGATAGCCTTGATGCTGTATTGAGTGTGGATGATGTGGGGATTTTCAAAATCGATCCACGGGTGTATCAAATGGCGGTTGATCAGATGGGGGTTAAGGCTGAAAATATCGCTTTTCAATCAGCAAATTCTTGGGATGCCGCAGGTGCAACCGTTTTTGGTTTCCAAGTGGTCTGGGTTAACCGTTTTGGTCAAAAGCCTGAAAAGCTTGGTCAAGATGCAATTCCACAATGTGAGATTAAGTCATTACATAAATTGCCTGAGTTAATTGATAATGGATTGTAA